Proteins encoded together in one Halothermothrix orenii H 168 window:
- a CDS encoding polysaccharide deacetylase family protein: MIKKYVVVIALFIGIVAGMARHELTMPVVSRPDSPFYHGVRGRNQVAITVNVDWGEKYLPGMLRILHENQVKVTFFVTGKWARKCPDLLQEMAAMGHEIGNHGYNHAHPKQLSNEALAKLIKDNEELIYKVTGQRTKLFAPPYGEVDSRITKVASKLGYDTIMWSADTVDWQRPSPDIIVQRVMAKIDDGGIILMHPTEPTLYALEDIINNLRQRGYEIVTVSELISK, from the coding sequence TTGATAAAAAAATATGTTGTGGTTATTGCCTTATTTATTGGAATTGTAGCCGGTATGGCCCGGCATGAATTAACCATGCCAGTTGTTAGCAGGCCAGATAGTCCCTTTTACCATGGTGTCAGGGGAAGAAATCAGGTAGCTATTACCGTTAATGTGGACTGGGGGGAAAAATACCTTCCGGGTATGTTGAGGATATTACATGAGAACCAGGTAAAAGTAACTTTTTTTGTGACAGGAAAATGGGCCCGAAAATGTCCTGATCTCCTGCAGGAAATGGCTGCAATGGGACATGAAATTGGGAATCATGGATATAACCATGCCCACCCGAAGCAGCTCAGCAATGAGGCTTTGGCAAAGTTAATTAAGGATAATGAAGAATTAATATACAAGGTAACCGGTCAAAGAACAAAGCTTTTTGCCCCACCATATGGTGAAGTTGATTCCAGGATAACAAAGGTTGCCAGCAAGCTGGGTTATGATACCATAATGTGGTCAGCTGATACAGTTGACTGGCAAAGGCCTTCACCGGATATCATTGTGCAAAGAGTAATGGCGAAAATTGACGATGGTGGTATAATTCTGATGCATCCAACTGAACCAACTCTTTATGCCCTTGAAGATATAATTAATAATCTGAGACAGAGAGGATATGAGATAGTAACCGTATCTGAATTAATATCAAAGTAA
- the dut gene encoding dUTP diphosphatase, giving the protein MKIKVKRLDKTLPLPEYQHYGEDAGMDLYSAEDKVLKPGEYKLIKTGIKIAIPEGYGGFVYPRSGLALKHGITVLNADGVIDPGYRGEVGVILINHSSCSFEIKKGDRIAQLIIHKTYEIEWEEVEDLDNSTRGTGGFGHTGI; this is encoded by the coding sequence ATGAAAATCAAAGTTAAAAGATTGGACAAAACTTTACCTTTACCTGAATACCAGCATTATGGTGAAGATGCTGGTATGGATTTATATTCTGCTGAAGATAAAGTCCTTAAGCCCGGTGAATACAAATTAATAAAAACAGGCATAAAAATTGCTATACCAGAAGGGTATGGAGGTTTTGTTTATCCGCGAAGTGGATTGGCATTAAAACATGGGATTACAGTGTTAAATGCAGATGGTGTTATTGATCCCGGTTATCGGGGAGAGGTTGGGGTAATCCTGATTAATCATAGTTCGTGTTCTTTTGAAATTAAGAAAGGGGACCGGATTGCCCAGTTGATAATACATAAAACCTATGAAATTGAGTGGGAAGAAGTCGAGGACCTGGATAATAGCACCAGGGGAACTGGAGGTTTTGGTCATACGGGTATTTAG
- a CDS encoding N-acetylmuramoyl-L-alanine amidase, protein MFLILKLNKKIIGLLLGGIVLATLLYFSLHSIPTNTKDMVFKVVVDPGHGSIDTGTHHGNIFEKDINLEIARHLVDELKKVNIIPIMTRNEDKLYQNDRNKDLKHRPEIAREYQADLFISIHINNFPTSQPSGSQVFYKPDSSESKELAKYIHEELVMIRQENNRSLSKGNYYVLKQSPCPAVLIEAGFISNPVDRKKLTDPEYQKNLARAITKGIINYLQSSFGNPEKPTTDGTPTIKKDKKGMFTYYIGTYNGAMFLVRKELSYPTAVLLNKKYSGLKLNEIMAIHALNQLKTSPDGLVSPLPKGTRIKSLTVKRNVAVVNFSRELKENFKGGGGLENYTVEAITRTLFSVPGIEAIDILIEGETNQTIGGHIILNRIIKD, encoded by the coding sequence ATGTTTCTTATATTAAAGTTGAATAAAAAAATTATTGGTTTGCTGCTAGGTGGTATTGTTCTTGCAACCCTTTTATATTTTAGTCTCCATTCTATTCCAACCAATACTAAGGATATGGTTTTTAAAGTCGTAGTTGATCCAGGACATGGGAGTATAGATACAGGAACCCACCATGGTAATATATTTGAAAAAGATATTAACCTTGAAATAGCCAGACATCTGGTAGATGAACTTAAAAAAGTAAATATAATTCCTATAATGACCAGAAATGAAGACAAACTTTACCAGAATGACAGGAATAAAGACCTGAAACATAGACCGGAGATTGCCAGAGAATATCAAGCCGATCTATTTATCAGTATTCATATAAATAATTTTCCTACCAGTCAACCCTCGGGTAGTCAGGTATTCTATAAACCTGACTCTTCTGAAAGTAAAGAGCTGGCAAAATACATTCATGAAGAACTGGTCATGATCAGGCAGGAAAATAATAGAAGCCTTAGTAAAGGGAATTATTATGTACTGAAACAATCCCCCTGCCCGGCAGTCTTAATAGAGGCAGGCTTTATCTCAAACCCGGTTGATCGTAAAAAATTAACTGATCCTGAATACCAGAAAAATCTGGCCCGGGCAATTACAAAAGGAATTATTAATTATTTACAATCAAGTTTTGGTAATCCTGAAAAACCAACAACAGATGGTACTCCAACCATAAAAAAAGACAAAAAAGGAATGTTTACATATTATATAGGGACTTACAACGGAGCAATGTTTCTGGTCCGCAAAGAACTCTCATATCCAACTGCTGTCCTCTTAAACAAAAAATACAGTGGCCTGAAACTAAACGAAATAATGGCCATTCATGCCTTAAATCAGCTCAAAACATCTCCCGATGGACTTGTATCACCCCTGCCTAAGGGGACCAGAATAAAATCCCTGACAGTTAAAAGAAATGTGGCTGTAGTTAACTTCTCCAGAGAACTAAAAGAAAATTTTAAAGGAGGTGGCGGCCTGGAAAATTATACAGTTGAAGCTATAACCAGAACCCTTTTTTCAGTTCCTGGTATTGAAGCCATAGATATTTTAATAGAAGGTGAAACAAATCAAACTATAGGGGGTCATATAATCCTGAATAGAATTATAAAAGATTAG
- a CDS encoding general stress protein produces MPTVVGVFDNKEQAERAVEEIRNAGVTDDKISIVAKEDAVKGDRNQEGANYTNQNLTSGVTSGGALGGLAGLMAGAGALTIPSIGPILAVGPLAAGLTGAAVGGVAGGLVDMGVPQERGEYYENEVKRGSILAAVKADQEVVNDAASYLRKNGARDVETH; encoded by the coding sequence GTGCCTACCGTAGTAGGAGTATTTGATAATAAGGAGCAGGCAGAAAGGGCAGTTGAAGAAATCAGAAATGCCGGAGTGACTGATGACAAAATATCCATTGTAGCTAAAGAGGATGCTGTTAAAGGTGATAGAAACCAGGAAGGTGCAAACTATACCAATCAGAATCTGACCAGTGGGGTAACTTCTGGTGGAGCCCTTGGAGGTTTAGCCGGGCTTATGGCCGGTGCCGGAGCTCTTACAATCCCGAGTATTGGACCCATTCTGGCTGTAGGGCCCCTTGCAGCTGGTCTAACAGGAGCAGCAGTTGGAGGAGTTGCCGGTGGACTGGTTGATATGGGGGTTCCCCAGGAGAGGGGAGAATACTATGAAAATGAAGTCAAAAGAGGTTCAATACTGGCAGCCGTCAAAGCCGATCAGGAAGTAGTAAATGATGCTGCATCCTATTTAAGGAAAAATGGTGCCAGGGATGTTGAAACCCATTAA
- a CDS encoding polysaccharide deacetylase family protein encodes MNRILTLGKKSILGLGLLFFISVFTIGFFAGDKYGDVIPVLNKRLVPIYKVDRVDKKISITLDGTWGANYTEELLDIFEENDVKVTFFFAGYWLEKYPDLVKKIAVEGHDVENHTYTHPHCNSLSPEQIEDELERTSDLIEELIGKRPRFFRPPFGEYNNKVIETATGLDYQVVQWSLDSLDWQEPGVQYIVDRILNNVTSGEIVLMHNNAPHTPEALRILIPELKKRGFKIVPLSELVYKDNYYIQSHSGLQVRQKGAGDRN; translated from the coding sequence ATGAATCGTATTTTAACCCTGGGAAAAAAAAGTATACTTGGTCTGGGGTTGCTTTTTTTTATTTCTGTATTTACGATCGGCTTTTTCGCGGGTGATAAATATGGTGATGTTATCCCTGTTTTGAATAAAAGACTGGTTCCCATATATAAGGTTGACAGGGTTGATAAAAAAATATCCATAACTCTGGATGGTACCTGGGGTGCTAATTATACAGAAGAATTACTTGATATTTTTGAAGAAAATGATGTGAAGGTTACATTTTTTTTTGCTGGTTACTGGCTGGAGAAATATCCTGATCTTGTTAAAAAGATAGCAGTTGAAGGTCATGATGTTGAAAACCATACTTATACCCATCCCCATTGTAATTCTTTATCACCTGAACAAATAGAAGATGAACTAGAAAGAACCTCAGATTTAATTGAAGAATTAATAGGTAAGAGACCGAGATTTTTCCGTCCCCCATTTGGTGAATATAATAATAAGGTTATTGAAACTGCGACCGGTCTTGATTATCAGGTAGTACAATGGAGTCTTGATTCCCTTGACTGGCAAGAACCGGGTGTGCAGTATATTGTTGACCGTATTTTAAACAATGTTACATCTGGTGAAATTGTATTAATGCATAATAATGCTCCCCATACTCCTGAAGCATTAAGGATATTAATTCCGGAGTTAAAAAAACGGGGTTTTAAAATAGTCCCCCTGTCTGAATTAGTATATAAAGATAATTATTATATTCAGTCCCATTCCGGATTACAGGTAAGACAGAAGGGGGCAGGTGATAGAAATTGA
- a CDS encoding YlmC/YmxH family sporulation protein, with translation MKLRDLSGKKLINIKTGRVLGTVRDTDLVFETNTGSIESIIFQQKGLKGEKYIVIPVGAIKQVGTRVILVDLNE, from the coding sequence ATGAAATTAAGAGACCTTAGTGGAAAAAAGTTAATAAACATTAAAACCGGTCGGGTCCTTGGTACAGTCAGGGATACTGATCTGGTTTTTGAGACTAATACCGGAAGTATTGAATCTATTATATTTCAGCAGAAGGGTCTTAAAGGAGAAAAGTATATAGTTATTCCGGTTGGGGCTATAAAACAGGTAGGCACCAGAGTAATACTGGTAGATTTGAATGAATAA